tagatccggagtttcttgggtttggcaattTATTactgtcggtttgtggaggggttctcatctatggcagccccattgaccaggttgacccataagggttccccgttcagatggtcagacgagtgtgaggcgagctttcagaagctcaagactgctttgactacagcgtcagtgttggtgttgcccacgggTTCAgcatcttatacggtatattatgatgcatcccgtgttgggctcgatgcagtattgatgcaggatgacagggtgattgcatatacgTAGCGGCAGTTGAagtttcatgagaagaattaccctgtccatgacttagagttggcagccattgttcatgcgctgaagatttggaggcactatttttaCGACGTGTtgtgtgaggttttcacggatcatcatagcctacagtatttgttcaagcaaaaggatctcaatttgagatagaggaggtggttggagctattgaaaaactatgatatcaccatcttgtattatcccgggaaggccaatgtggtggccgacgctttgagtagaaaggcaacgagtatgggtagccttgcgtacattccagtcggtgagagaccacttgcagcggatgttcaggctttggccaaccagtttgtgagattggatattttggagcctagtcgtgtcctagcttgtacagtcgctcggtcttccttgtttgagcgcatcagggagcggtagtatgacgaccctcatttgcttgtccttagagacacagtgcggcacggtggtgctaagcaggttactgttggagatgatggagttttaagGATGCAAGGTCGTGTTTGTGTgcttaatgtggatggacttcatgagttaattcttgaggaggcctacagttctcgatattctattcatccgggcgccgctaagatgtatcaggacttgcagtagcattattggtggaggagaatgaagaatgatatagttacatatgtagctcggtgtctaaattgtcagcaggtaaagtgtgagcatcagagacctggtggtttgcttcagaagttagatattcctgagtggaagtgggagcgtatcactatggattttgttgttggactcccacggactcagaggaagttcgatgtagtttggttcattgtggataggctgaccaagtcagcgcacttcattcccgTGGCggttacttattcttcagagcggttggtagagatttacctctgcgagatcgtccgtctttacggtgtgcctgtgtctatcatttctaatcgaggtacgcagtttacctcacacttttggaggttagtacaacgtgagttgggcacgcaggtggAGCTGAGaataacatttcatcctcagatggacggacagtccgagcgcactattcagatcttagaggatatgctccgtgcttgtgttatagattttggaggttcttgggatcagttcttgccgctcgcggagttttcctacaacaacagctaccagtcgagcattcagatggcttcctatgaggcattatatggtaggcggtgccgatcgccagttggatggttcgagccgggggaggctcggttattgggtacaaatttggtacaggatgccttggataaggtcaagattattcaggatcgactttgcacggctcagtccaggaagaagagttatgccaaccgtagagttcgtgatattgcattcatggtcggagagagagtgttgcttcgggtatcacccatgaagggtatgatgaggtttgaaaagaagggcaagttgagccctaggtatatcgagccttttgagattcttgagagagtgggagaggaggcttacaggcttgcgttgccaccgatTTTAATATatgtccatgctccgaaaatatcacggcgatccgtcccatgtgttggatttcagctctgtccagttggacaaggatttgacttaggaggaggagccggtggctattctagcccggcaggttcatCAGTTGAagtcgaagagttatccttcagtccgagtgtagtagagaggtcagcccatcgaggcagctacttgggagtccgagtcggatatgcagagtagatatccctaccttttcACCGGCCCAGGTACTtttttatgtccgttcgaggacgaacagttgttttaaaggtggagaatgtgatgacccgataggtcatcttatgttttagaacctaattctgcactttgaagccttaaatacctcattctagtcttcctcgatttgcatgcgcagtccagatgtttttccgaaaaacttttatgttaaaaactgagaaaatatgaaatttttgccttaaaatccattttagttaacttcggtcaacgttttgagcaaatggactcagATTCATATTTTGactgtcccggtgggtccgtatcatgatttgggacttgggcgtatgtctggaatcgaattcggaagtccctagctcgcgttatcgcactttgttgaaatttgaaagctaaaggcttaatgactttgaaatgtttgacgaatgtttgactttttggatatcgagtccgtattttggttccaaaacccggtataggtccaatactatatttatgacttgtctgtcaaatttggtgataaacggagttggtttgacgtgattcggacgtccagttgtgaaattagaagttcatgagttttcttgaaaatttcctttgatttgatgctaaattcgttTGTTttgggtgttattttggcgatttgatcacgcgagaaagtttgtatgatggttttagacttgtgtgcacaattggTTTAGAGCctcgagggcttgggtgagtttcggataggctacagagtgaaatTAGACTTAGAAATATTGCTTGTGTGTTTTAGTTCTGGTGCAGGCCTCtaatctcgcatttgtgaggccaggcttcgcatttgcgacatctgatgggttcgcatttgcgagcaactcatcgcatttgcgaagagtaacTGGAGCACCtcaagtttgcatttgcgaacaaagcttcgcatttgcgaagtgggtcaGGGGGTACAGGATTGCAATTGCGATCAAACGGTTGCATTTGCGGAAgatcagagttcgcatttgcgaaccattcatcgcaaatgcgatgaaagcaGAGATTGGATGGACTTCGCTTTTGCGActgtttcttcgcatttgtggggctcgcatttgcgaaccccaggtcgcaaatgcgacatctgcaactaatCAAAATGGGAGTTAGACGGGATTTTacttcattcttcaaatttttaaaacaagaaaaccctagaggcgatttttcaaaggaatcttcttcccaaaatcattggtaagttatgctaatccattttctttcaatctttcactacattccctaagatttcaacctaaaatctagtgtttttatggtggaaattgggggtttggatAGAATTAGGGAGTTTtataaaatggggatttagacctcaaattgaggtcggatcaaaacaaattacataaccgggctcgggggtgaatgggtaatcgggttttggtccgaattttgggattggaccaagcgggcccgggggttgacttttattgacttttttaataatgacctaaattgaatcctttgcaatcgtgggtagttcttaaggcttaatttgaatcgtttggttggtaatttgctagattctattggttcggaggcttgtttgagagGTAAAGTTGTGATTGAATTTTGAGTGGACTtttgaagcgaggtaagtgtcgtggttaacctcgACTTgcgggattaggacttgtttatctatttgctatatgtttagatgttgggtataacgtatatgtgaggtgacgagtacttatgtgttgttgtcgggttaaagTATGCGGGTGGGCACTTGTTCCTTGaagtttattgcttactttgatcttgttatccatgcttagactagttacttactaaattgatcgttcttatcatgtttacgggattttgtgataattgagtattgattccaaagttgggattggtattgtggaaccattgttgaggtaaggcttgttcttgttgattctatccccttgttattacttgttcattgttatgtggtaaatgaaagtgttaatgtacgaagggtgatgccgtgccatattatgagtgttaatgcatgaagggtgatgtcgtgccatattgtgagtgttaatgcacgaagggtgatgtcgtgccatattgtgagtgttaatgcacgaagggtgataccgtgtcatgttatgagagttaatgcacgaagggtgatgtcgtgccgtatctattgatttatattgtgaggttgagtgaaagcacgaaaggtgatgccgtgcaaattttcttcattgtgtttagttgttttcattggttaaaagcatgttgactgttctggttattATTTCCGTTGTATCTCTTATAtcttgtgcccctttagcatgtccccctccctATAATACACGTTTAActgttattgttattttcttgtacatatattgttatttgcataggtttattatgtgggtgtcttgtcatagcctcgtcactacttcgtcgaggttaggctcgacacttatgagtacatggggtcggttgtactcatactacactctacacttcttatgcagattttagtaccggtcctagctgatcgtgaggttTAGCAGCTTGGacttgcttattggagactcaaggtagatctgctggcatccgcagaccttggagtcccccttTGTCTCCcctattttactatttttttttattcaggacagttgtatttctttcagactctgtttgtaaaaaatcttagaagctcgtgagttgtgactccggATTCGAATTGTATAAGatgggctttatgttattccgcatttcAATTTTAGCTTCTATTTAGCTTGATTGATTCTGTTATGAAACTGACTAAAGTTGGCTTAAAGAATTCTCTAacattgacttgcctagcaattgaaatgttaggcgccatcacggtcccgaaggtgaaaatttcgggtcgtgacactgcaTCTGTTAATGTTGAGGACCAGGACCACGTTTCAAATTCATCTAATGGTGAGGGATTACATAGAAGTGCAGCTGGGGTGGATTGGACACTGGTGGTAAGGTCACCTACCAGGCAGAATACAACTCCAAACCCAAGGAACAACAGCAGAAATCTGCAACCTATAGCAAATGGTTTGTCACTAGTAATAAGTAGAACAACCTCCCACAAATTTCCATACTCTGCAACCTATAGCAAATATGTTTACATGCGTGCAGGTGCATGGTTAGGCAGTTTTAGAAGACTACATTTGTTTGGTAGTGGTACAGTGGCAAAATCCAGATATTAAAGCAACAGATGTTGTAGGCAAGACTTCGATTTTGAAAGGATCAGTACTACATGATAGACCTGTTACTGCATCTGTTGAACCAGCTGAAAAATTAGTTATGGTGGAGAAGCACGAACAGGAGTTACAAGTGGAAAATCCCAAGTGCAATGAGCAGACTGCTAAGCTAGGCACGAATACTTCTCATATTGTAGCTACATGTGATGGTGAGATGAATTTAGGTGAGGTTATTGCTACAACAGCTGGGCAAAATTCTAAGGATCAGGGCCAGTATACTAAGAAGGTAAAAACAACTACTGTAATAGGTACACCAAATGCAGCTGCTACTGTTGAAGCTGGTGCACAAACAACTTGTTTGGAAGCTGCATCTGTTAATGTTGAGGACCAGGACCACGTTTCAAATTCATCTAATGGTGGGGACTACATAGAAGTGCAGCTGGGGTGGATTGGACACTGGTGGTAAGGTCACCTACCAGACAGAATACAACTCCAAACCTGAGGAAACAACAGCAGAAACTCCTAGGCAGGCTGTAATAATAATGTTCAACACATGCTAGTGTGTCTTGTACTTTTAAAAATTATCATAACCTTTGTGACATCAACAACAGTgagaaaagaaaatatataaaagCAAGAAGCGTCCAAGGTAAGTCCAAATACAACAAAAAGCTAATAAAAATCGAAGGAGGAAAACTCAAACAGTAGCGACGAAGGACAAAGATGAGTAGTACCATGTGAAGGTTGAGCATTTTCAGCAACACTCTGTATTCTTGATGTTTGTGGTACTCGTTCATGTCTATTATTGGCGTCGGGGATCTAATAAATATTAACATGTTAGATAACAATACTTTTATATGATTAGAAGTTCATTAAAAATATCTAAAGTTTATGTAATGGAGTTACCTGTTCACCTAAGGTGCCATTGCTACTTTGAGGCATAGATGCATTAGGAGCATAATTGCGCATTAATTGTCTCATTTGGAGTAATTCTTATTGCATGTCCTCCTAATTTTGTTTCATcatattcatttcttcattttgtttCTCCTTTAACTCGATTATCTGTTGTTCTAACCTTTGTATAACCTCATTAGAAGAATCATCTGCAACAATATTTTTTAAGGAAGACCTACTACCCCATAGAACAAAGGAAGTTGGACTAAGTCCTAAACCACGAACATACacactttttttattttccaacaCCTGGAGAATACACATCGCCTTCCCAAGCAACACTATGAGGAGGTTGCTCAGTAGATCTCTCACTATTGCTCATCCTTTCATTTATCATTTTCTGGccatataatacacaataaatccATTTTGGAATTCATGAATAGTAAAAAATGCAAATTGTTTGAAGGAGTCatcaaaccaaaaaaataaaggaaagaatAAATTTTACGATTGTCTTGGCAACATCATCATCCAGTGGCCTACCATCATTATGTTTTTTATGAGTTAATATGAAAATTTCTGCTCGTGTAGGCTCTATCCCGTTTACAGCCTAATACAATAAAAATGATATCATATATGCATGAtaaaaaaagtttaaaatattatagTTTATAATTTTCACTGGTTTACCTGCTCATTTATCAAGGTGGCAATACTTTTGGATCCTCCTGTGTGAGGCCTCGTTTGTTTGGccctattatttctatttgcttGGGTACATCTCTGTCAGTGAAACATTAAAACAATAtcttataatttataaatataaattgaGCATAACAACACTCAAAACGCTATGAAAATGAGCTAGGAGAATTTTGAAGGTTGATACCTTAGCTTTATCAGAAAGCCAATAAGAGACAAGACCACTCCATTGATCCCTCGGTATGCGACTTGGTCTATTTTTTAGCAAAGCATCTTTAGTCTTATATTTTCGCACATATTCACCTTTTAATTCGCACTTGTAATCTTTCCATTTCTTTCCTAGTGTCTTTAAGATCCACGCTTCTCCACATTTTGGGATAGAGAACTTCTTCTAAAATAAAAGCCAATATTTAGAAGATAATATCGTGTATAAATGAAAGAGCATGttcacaaaataataataataataataataataataataataataataataataataataataataataataataataataataataataataataataataataataataataataacaacaacaacaacaacaactactctATACCCTCACAAAATCCACCAATTTTTTCTTTTCCTCGTTGTCAAAATTTCTCCAATCATCTACATGTAGAGGTGTTAGTTCTGGAGTTCTGGCAATAATTCCTAGAAAGCTAGGAAGCTTTCGACCCTCTTTCCCAATAGCTTGGTTACGATTATTAAACGACACGTCAATTGTCTTCCCCGGCGGAAGTTTCAAAATATCATTCAGTAAAGTAGGCCTACGAACCTTTTTTGCTTCTGAATTACCTATAATGAAAAAGATCTGAATCATCTGATGACATCAAGAATCCTAACTCCAGATACTTTAATATTACGCTACTGAAAGAGACTAGCAAAGAAGGAATATTACTATAAATGTCACAACAATGTCAATGAATTACAACAAAGTGCTCATATTGGAACTAAAGTTAAGGCCGTAGGAAATCAAGAATCATCACATGAAAGGAAGCAAGCAACTGATCCTAATGACAAAGTTTTGTTAGTTTCACAATGTGTAACACAACCAAAAGATGCAGACACAATGAACTTTATGTAGATTCTCCCCTTACTGTGCGACAAAAGTACAAATAAACAACAAAAGAGTGTCCTAATAAGTTGAAAGAAGTTATCTTCAAGGTTTCTATAAGTACAAAAGCCAAGAGAAGCATATGTAACCCAAAAACTAGAACTGTTGTAGCACAACTGCATAGTTGTCTTTCTGCAGTTGTTGTACAACTGTGTAGTCGTCCCTCTACCGTTGTTGCACAACTGTGCAGTTGTCCTTCTACAGTTGATCATTAGTTTTAAGTATAAACTCACACTACTTGAAAATTCACCTATGGCTACGCATGAAAAACCGTTGCAACAGATAGATAAACCGTTGCCATAGCGGTATTGCAACGGTTCAACGCCCGTTCCACAAGCTCGCGTGCCTATAGAGCTTAAGGAACGGTTCAGATAACCGTTGCTATAGTGTAGTCTATCGCAACGGTTTTCCCTCTTCCTGTTGGAACGGTTATTCTTATCAACTACAACGGTTGAATTCCGTTATCATAACATTTAATGCAACGGTAAATAACCGTTACTATATCTATTAATCCTTTATGGCTATTATAGAAATGGCAATGACTTCTTTAAGATATTGCAACAGTTGAACTACCTATTGCAACGGTTTTTAGATTATTTTAGAACGATTTGCAGGTCCTATGGCAATGGTTCTGTTAGCTATTGTAACAGTTTAATTGAATTGAAAATATTGCCTTTGTTGTAAATAAAGATTTACATATATATACAATAAACTATAAAAcactaaaaattatataaataacaaaataaaactaTTCATAATCTAAATTGTCCAACAAGCTAATAAATCCATAGAAGTGATGAAATGTTACTAAGTACATACATTTGATATTTCAAGAGTTAAAAGTTTTAAAATGTTGATAACAAACATTCCTAGAAACCGCCACATGCATCTACAACAATTCAAAATTCTCTTAAGTAAGATCTAGATCTTCATCACTGCCTCCGTCTTCCATTTCTTCATCTACTCCACCTACAAAAGAGTATAAATAAAGTCATTATTCCTTCAAGAGAATCCGATCTAAAAATTCTGTTGGTCCAAAAAACCAAGGGTAAAAAGGAAGTATAAAATTCAGCATTAAACCCCAAAATTGGATGGCAAAAGTTTATCCCATAATATACGGACA
This sequence is a window from Nicotiana tomentosiformis chromosome 5, ASM39032v3, whole genome shotgun sequence. Protein-coding genes within it:
- the LOC108947784 gene encoding uncharacterized protein — its product is MINCRRTTAQLCNNGRGTTTQLYNNCRKTTMQLCYNSSSFWVTYASLGFCNSEAKKVRRPTLLNDILKLPPGKTIDVSFNNRNQAIGKEGRKLPSFLGIIARTPELTPLHVDDWRNFDNEEKKKLVDFVRKKFSIPKCGEAWILKTLGKKWKDYKCELKGEYVRKYKTKDALLKNRPSRIPRDQWSGLVSYWLSDKAKRCTQANRNNRAKQTRPHTGGSKSIATLINEQAVNGIEPTRAEIFILTHKKHNDGRPLDDDVAKTIKMINERMSNSERSTEQPPHSVAWEGDVYSPGVGK